The sequence TTTTTCCATCAACTGCTTATATCGTCGCTGGGCGCGCACCTCGGGGCTTGCCGTGAGGAAGATCTTGACTCGAGCATCCGGGAACACCACCGAGCCCATGTCGCGCCCGTCCGCCACCAGCCCCGGCGGCTGCCGAAAGGCCCGTTGCCGGTCGAGCAAGGCCTCGCGCACCGCAGGCCATTGGGCAACGCTAGAGGCCCCTCGACTCACTTCCTCGCTACGAATGGCATCCGTCACCTCTTCGTCTCCCAACCATACCCGGCCAGCGTCGAAGCGCACCTTAAGTTCCTGTGCCAGGCGCTCAAGCCCCGCCTCGTCGTCCCAGGCCACACCCGCGCGCAGCGCCGCGAGGGCCACCAGCCGATACAAGGCGCCGCTGTCGAGATAATGGAAGCCCAATCGCTCGGCCACCCGCTGCGCCACCGTGCCCTTGCCGGAGGCGGAGGGACCGTCGATGGCGATGACCGGCACGTCCGGCTGGCGCAAACCCAGGAAAACCTCGAAATAGTTGGGAAAGGTCTTGGCCACGCAGCCCGGATCCAGGATGCGTACCGGCACGCCGCCCAGCGCCACCAGGGAAAAGCACATGGCCATGCGGTGATCGTCGTAGGTCTCGATCACCGCGCCGGCAGTCAGTCCATGCGCGGGTGAGGTAATGCGCAGGAAATCCGGCCCTTCCTCCACGGTAGCGCCTAGCTTGCGCAACTCGGCGGCCATGGCGGCGATGCGGTCGGTCTCCTTCACGCGCCAGCTGCCGATGTTGCGGATGGTGGTGGTGCCGGGAGCGAACAGTGCCGCCACCGCGACGGTCATGGCGGCGTCCGGAATGTGATTGAGATCCGCATCCAGGGGCTTGAGCCGGCGCGGCCCGCAGGCCTCGACCCAGTCCGGGCCCATGCGGATCAGTGCGCCCATTTGCGCCAGGGTGTCGGCGAAGCGGATGTCGCCCTGGATGCTGTCGCGCCCCACCCCCAAGACACGCACCGGTCCGCCGCCGATGGCGCCCGCCGCGAGGAAATAGGAGGCACTGGAGGCATCGCCCTCCACGTGGATGACCCCAGGACTCTGGTAGCGGCTGCCGCCCACCACCCGGAACAGCTGCCAGCCGTCCCGCACCACCTCCACCCCGAAGCGGCGCATGAGATTGAGGGTGATCTCCACGTAGGGCTTGGAGATGAGTTCTCCCACCACTTCCACGGTGGTGGTCTTTCCGATGAGTGGCAGGGCCATGAGCAGTGCGGTGAGGAACTGGCTCGAGACGTTGCCGCGGATGCGCACTCGGCCATGCGCCTTTAGCCGCGCCTCGTGGATGGCCAAGGGCGGGTAGCCTTCCTGCCCAAGATAATCGATGCGCGCCCCCAGCTGGCGCAGGGCTTCCACCAGATCGCCGATGGGGCGCTCGTGCATGCGGGGAACCCCCACCAGGCGGTAGCGCCCCTGGGACAGCGCCAGCACCGCCGTCAGTGGCCGGAAGGCGGTGCCGGCATTGCCCAGGAACAACTCGGCTTCCTGCACCGGGAAGCGGCCCGCCACCCCCGTTACGCGGCAGTCGCGGCTGCCACCCCATTCCCACGCGACACCCAGGTGACGCAAGGCTTTCAGCATCACGCGCGTATCGTCCGAGTCCAATAACCCCTTGATCTCGGTCACACCCTCGGCGAGGGCGGCAAGCAGCAGTGTGCGGTTGGAAATGCTCTTGGAGCCCGGCAGCACCACGCTGCCGGCCATCCGCGCGATGGGTTCCAGGTCGAGATATTCCATGTTCGCTTATACCTAGGCTTTGGCCTCACTGCCCTTTCAGCCAGGCTTCACGGGCATCGCGCGCCCGCCGGAACACCTCGAGCAGCGCCGCGCCATCACCCGCCTCGATGAGGCCCTTGATGCGGGCCAGCTCGGCTTCATAGCCGGCGATTTCCCGCAGCAGCGCTTGCCCGTTGGCCAGGCAGATGTCGCGCCACATTTCCGGAGAGCTGGCGGCGATGCGGGTGAAATCGCGGAAGCCACTCGCCGCGAAGGAGAACAGGCGCGCGCCATCGGCGCGTTGTGCGATGTAATCCACCAGGGCAAAGGCGAGCACATGGGGTAGGTGGCTCACTGCGGCGAATAGGGCATCGTGCTCGGCGGCCGTCATCTCCGCCACCTGCGCGCCACAGGCGGCCCATAGTTGCGCCACCTGCCGGCATGCCGCCGGGTCGGTCTCCGGCAGCGGGGTGAGGATGACGGTGCGCTGCTGGAACAGGTCGGCGCGTGCCGCCTCGACACCGCTTTTCTCCGCCCCAGCGATGGGATGGCCCGGCACGAAACGCGGCAGATGCGCACCGAGATGGGCACGCGCCAAGGCCACCACGTTCTGTTTGGTGCTACCCATGTCGGTCACCACCGTGCGCGTGCCCAGATGGGGCGCGATCGCCGCCAAAAGCGCCCCCATTTGACCCACCGGCACAGCCAGCGCCACAAGATCGGCATCCCGCACCGCGGCGGGATCGCCGCCGATCTCGTCGATCACCGAGGCGGCGCGCGCTGCTGCCAGATTCTCCGCGCTACGGCCAAAGCCGACGATATGACGCACCATGCCAGCCTGGCGCAATGCCAGAGCGAAAGAGCCGCCGATCAGGCCGACCCCGAAGACGACCAGCTGGCCGATCATGGGTGCGGCCGCTTGCGAGGCGACGCGAAACAAGGAACGCCGGAGACGCGACTCAAAGCGACCGCCCCAGCACGTTGGCAATGCCCTTGAGCTCGCCCATCAGGCTCTTTAGTTCCTCTGGGCTCAAAGCCTGGTCGGCGTCGCACCAGGCTTCGCATGGCCGCGGATGGGATTCCACCAGCAGGCCATCGGCGCCGGCGGCGATCGCCGCGCGCGCCAGCGCCGGCACCATCCAGGCCTTGCCGCCAGCATGGGAAGGATCGATGATCACCGGCAAATGGGTCTCCTTCTTCAAAACCGGCACGGCAGTCACATCCAGCACGTTGCGGTAGGCGGTCTCGTAAGTGCGGATGCCACGCTCGCAAAAGATGATGTTGTGATTGCCGCCGGCGGCGATGTACTCGGCGGCCATGAGCCATTCGGAAATGGTCGCCGCCATGCCGCGCTTTAAGATCACCGGCTTGTTGATGCGTCCCACCTCCTTGAGCAGATCGAAGTTCTGCATGTTGCGCGTGCCGATCTGGATCACGTCCACGTCGTATTCCAGGAAGGTGTCCAGCATGCGCACGTCCATCAGCTCGGTGACGATGGGCAACCCGTATTTGTCCGCCGCCTTGCGAAACATGGCCAGGCCCTCCACGCCGCGTCCCTGGAAGGTATAGGGACTGGTGCGCGGCTTGAAGGCACCCCCACGCATCAGGCGGCAGCCCGCTTCCTTGACGAAGCGGGCGGACTCATCCATCTGTTCTTGAGTCTCCACCGAGCAGGGCCCGCTGATCACCTGGATTTGGTTGCCGCCCAGGGGCACGCCGCGGATGTCGATGACGGTGTTCTCGCGATGCCACTCCCGCGCCACGATCTTGTAGGGCTTGACGATGTGCATGGACTGCTCAACCCCGGGCAGGGCGTCGATGGCCTCCTGGTCGATTCTGCGCTCATCACCGATGGCGCCGATCACCGTGCGCTCGGTGCCGCGCGAGACATTGGCCTCGCAGCCATATTCCTTGATCTTGCGCACCACCGCTTCGATCTGTTCTTCGGTGGCCCCGTTTTCCATCACGATGATCATGCCGTTTCCTTTCGCTGTTCTTCGAGGGCGCTGGCAAGCGCCGTCAAAAACCGTTCGTTTTCCCGTTCCAGGCCAATGCTCACCCGCAAATACTCGGGCAGCCCATAGTTGGCGATCGGCCTGACGATCACGCCGCGTCTGAGCAGGCGTTGATACATGGCGGTGGCGTTGCCAATGCAAAAGCTCAGGAAGTTTCCGTAGGAGGGAATCCAGGCGAGTCCGAGCCGCGTAAGCCCCGTGGTGATCTGTGCCATGCCCACGCGGTTGATGGTGATGCTGCGCGTAAGATGCTCGCTGTCGCCAAGGGCCGCCTGCGCTGCCGCCTGCGCCACCGTACTCACGTTGAACGGCTGCCGCACCCGGTTCAGCATGTCCGCCACGTCCGGGTGACATAGCGCATAGCCCACCCGCAATCCCGCTAGACCGTAGGCCTTGGAAAACGTGCGCGTGAGCATGAGGTTGGGAAAACGCGCAAGCCACGTGGTGCTGGGCGGTGCGACTTCCGCCGGCAGGTATTCATAGTACGCTTCGTCGAGCACCACCAGCACTTCCCGCGGCACCTGCTCGATGAAATGCAGCAACGCCTGCGGCGCAAGCAGCGTGCCGGTGGGATTGTTGGGGTTGGCCAGGAAAACGACGCGCGTATCATCCTCGATCGCCTCCAGCAGGGCCACGGGATCGTTGCCGAAATCCCGCGCCGGCACCTCGATGGCGCGCGCCCCCACCGCCTGCGCCGCCAAGGGATAGACGGCGAAGGCATGCTGGGAAAAGACAGCAGAAGTGCCGGGCCCGAGGAAGGCGCGCGCGGCGAATTCCAGCACGTCATTGGAGCCGTTGCCCAGCACGATCTGGTTCACGGTCACACCATGGTGGGCCGCTAGCGCTGTCTTCAGCTCGAAGCCTGCGCCATCGGGATAACGAGCCAGTTCCGGCAGGCAGCGTTGCACGGCCTCCAGGGCGAGCGGGCTGGGCCCTAAGGGGTTTTCGTTGGAAGCCAGCTTGACGATCTCCGCAGGATTAAGCCCCATCTCTCGCGCCAGCTCCCCGATGGGCTTACCGGGCGGATAGGGGGCAATGGCCCGGACATAGGCTGGCGCAAGATCACAAAGTTCCATCTCGATTCAGGCGTCGCATCACGCAGGAGTCATTGGCAGGCACGATACTCTACACCTTACGCCTCACAACACGGCCACCGGATAGGAGCCCAGCACTTTCAGCAAGGAGGCGAGGTTTTTCAGTTCCGACAGTGAGCGTGCCACCGGCTCTTCTTCCCGGTGGCCTTCCACGTCCACGTAGAACACATAGTCCCACAGCGCGGTACCCGAGGGCCGCGACTCCAGCTTGGTCATGGACACGCCGTGCCGGGCAAAAGGCCCGAGCAGCTCATACACCGCGCCCGGGCGGTTGGGCGCGGACATGACCAGCGATGTCTTGTCTTGCCCGGAAGGCGCGGCATCGTGACGGCCCAGCACGAGAAAGCGCGTGGTGTTGTTGGGATCGTCCTCGATGTTGCGCTCCAGCAGCGTCAGGCCATAGATCTCTGCCGCCATCTCGCCGGCGATGGCCGCCGCCTGCGGCTCCGCAGCCGCAAGCCGCGCGGCTTCGGCATTGCTGGAAACCGGCACCCGCGCCACCCCAGGTAAGTGTTGGTTCAACCATTCGTGGCATTGGGCGAGCGACTGTGGATGGGAATAAATGCGTTCGATGCCCTCGCGCACCGGCTCGCGTCGCAGCAGACACTGGTGCACGCGCACCACCGTCTCGCCGCAGATCTTAAGCGATGTGTCGAGCAGCAGATCGAGGGTGCGCCCGATGGCCCCTTCCGTGGAGTTTTCCACCGGCACCACGGCGTAATCCACCATGCCCGCCTCCGCCTGACGGAACACGTCGTCGATGGACGGGCAGTCCACCGTCTGTGCGGCGTGCCCGAAATGTTTCACCGCCGCCGCCTGGCTGAAGGTGCCGGGCGGGCCGAGATAAGCCACTCTGAGCGGCTGTTCCAAAGCGAGACAGGCCGACATGATCTCGCGAAAAAGGCGCGCCACCGCCTCGTCCGACAGAGGGCCTGGGTTGGCGGCCTTGATCCGGCGTAGCACCTGGGCCTCGCGTTCCGGCCGATAGAACAGGTTACCCTGCTTGAGCCGCCCCACCTCCTGGGCAAGCCGCGCGCGCTGCGCAAGCAAGCGCAGCAGTTCGTCATCGACGGCATCGATGCGCTGTCTCAGGGTTTGCAAGGCGTCGGACATGAAAGTGGCTCACGCGGGAATGGCACGCACCATGAGCACGCCCTTGATAGCGGCGATGCGGCCGATCACCGCCTGCGTGGGCTCGCTGTCCACGTCCACCAGGGTGTAGGCCATCTCGCCTTTGGACTTGTTCACCATGTTGTGAATGTTGAGCCCTGCCTCGGCCATGGCGGTGGAAATCTGACCCACCATGTTGGGCACGTTAACGTTGGCAATGGCAATCCGCCAGGCCGATTCCCGCACCATGGAAACGTTGGGGAAATTTACCGCATTCAGGATGTTGCCGTTTTCCAGATAGTCCCGCACCTGTTCCGCCACCATCACGGCGCAGTTTTCTTCGGCTTCCTGAGTGGAGGCGCCCAGGTGCGGGAAGGCGACGATGCGCGGGTTTCCCTTGAGGGCATTGGAAGGAAAGTCACAGACATAGCCACGCAGCCTGCCCGCAGCAATGCCCTCCACCACGGCCTTGTCATCCACGATGCCTTCGCGCGCGAAGTTGAGCAGCACCGCGCCGGGTTTCATCAAGGCGATGCGCGCGGCGTCGATCATGTTGCGGGTCTTGTCCAGGAGCGGCACGTGCAGGCTGATGAAATCGCTGTTCTTCACCACCTCCTCGACACTGGTCGCCTTTTTCACAGTGGCGGGCAGGCGCCACGCCGCATCCACCGTGATCTCGGGATCGAAGCCGATCACGTTCATGCCCAGCCGAATGCCAGCATCCGCCACCAAGGAACCGATGGCGCCCAGGCCAATGACACCCAAGGTGCGACCTGGCAGTTCGATGCCGGTGTAGTTCTTCTTGCCCGCTTCCACCGCCTTGGCAATTTCTGCGTCCTCGCCCAACAGGGACTCGGCGAACTGCCAGGCCGGCATCAGATTGCGCGCGGCGATCAGCATGCCGGCGATCACCAGTTCCTTGACTGCATTGGCATTGGCACCGGGGGCGTTGAACACGGGCACCCCGCGCTCGCTCATCTTCGCTACAGGAATGTTGTTGGTGCCGGCACCGGCGCGGCCGATGGCCTTGACACTGGCTGGAATCACCATCTCATGCATCTTGGCGGAGCGTACCAGGATGGCATCCGGTTCAGCCACATCGCTGCCTATGATGTAACGCTCGGAAGGCAGGCGCGCCAGCCCAGCCGGCGAAATGTTGTTGAGGGTGAGGATGCGATACTTCTCAGCCATGTTGTTTCTCGAAGGCTTTCATGTATTCCACCAGCGCTTTCACGCCCTCGATGGGCATGGCGTTGTAGATGGAGGCGCGCATACCCCCCACCGAGCGATGCCCCTTGAGTTGCACCAGGCCGTGCTCCTTGGCCCCTTTGAGGAAGGCCTCGTCCAGACTGGGGTCGCGCAGGGTGAAAGGCACGTTCATGCGGGAACGATTCTCGCGCGCCGTCGGGCAGTGATAAAAGTCGGTGCTATCCAGATAGTCGTACAGGACCTTTGCCTTGGCGATATTGTATTCCTCCATCGCCTTGAGGCCGCCGCGCCGCTTGAGCCACTTGAACACCAGTCCTGCCATGTAGATGGCAAAGGTGGGCGGGGTGTTGTACATGGAGTCGTTGTCGGCGTGGGTCTTGTAGTCCAGCATGGTGGGCGTTCCGGCTAGCGGCTGCCCCAAGAGATCCTCGCGCACGATGACGATGGTCAATCCCGCCGGGCCAATGTTCTTCTGCGCCCCGGCATAAATCAGCCCATAGCGCGTAACGTCGATGGGCCGCGACAGGATGTTGGAAGACATGTCCGCCACCAGCGGCACTGCGCCAGTGTCCGGTGTCCAGAAGATCTCCACGCCGCCAATGGTTTCATTGGGTGTGTAGTGCAGATAGGCCGCATTGGGGTCCAGCTGCCATTGCTCCTGGCTGGGCGCATAGGAAAAGTTGCGGTCCTCGGAGCTGGCCACGATGTTGACCGCGCAGAACTTCTTCGCTTCCTTGATCGCCTTCTTAGACCATTCGCCGGTGTTGAGATAGTCGGCCGAGGCTTTGCCGCGCAGCAAGTTCATGGGCACCATCGCGAACTGCAGGGACGCCCCCCCCTGGAGGAACAAAACCTTATAGTGGGCCGGTATCTCCATCAGCTCGCGCAGGTCGGCCTCCGCCTGGGCGGCGATCCCCATGAACTCCTTGCCGCGATGGCTCATCTCCATCACGGACATGCCGCAACCTTGCCAATTGACCAGCTCGTCGCGCGCCTGCTCGAGCACTTCCAGCGGCAATGCGGCAGGTCCGGCGCTGAAGTTGTAAACCCGCTCCATCGTTCAACCTTTATCGTTCATCCTTGCCCATGCATCACGACCACGCACAAGACGTGTTCGCATCCCTTGATCATTCGTCTTCGTCGCGTTCGACGATGCGCTGTACCCCCACCAGCTTCTCGCCCTCGTCCAGGTTGATCAAGATCACCCCCTGGGTGGCACGGCCCATCTCGCGGATCTCCTTGACGCGGGTGCGGATCAGCACGCCACCGGTGGTGATGAGCATGATCTCGTCGTTTTCGTCCACCAGCGCCGCGGCCACTACCTTGCCATTGCGCTCCGTGGTCTGGATCGCGATCATGCCCTGCGTGCCGCGGCCATGGCGGGTGTATTCGACGAGCGGCGTGCGTTTGCCATAGCCGTTCTCGGTGGCGGTGAGCACGGAAAATTTCTCCTCGCCGGCCACCACCATGGAAATCACCTTCTGGCCAGGCAAAAGCTTCATGCCACGCACGCCATGCGCATTGCGGCCCATGGGGCGCACATCGTTCTCATCGAAGCGCACTGCCTTGCCGCCATCCGAGAAGAGCATCACGTCACAGCGGCCATTGGTGATGTCGGCCCCCACCAGATAGTCACCATCGTCGAGGTTGACGGCGATGATGCCGGTGGAGCGAGGACGGGAAAACTCCGACAGCGGCGTTTTCTTCACGGTACCCATGGCGGTGGCCATGAACACGAAATGCTCGTCGTCGAATTCCTTCACCGGCAGCACAGCGGTGATCTTCTCATGCTCCATCAGGGGCACCAGATTGACGATGGGCTTGCCGCGCGAGGTACGGCTGCCTTGTGGCACGTTGTACACCTTGAGCCAGTACACCCGCCCGCGGTTGGAGAAGCACAAGATGTGGTCGTGGGTGTTGGCGATGAACAGCTTCTCGATGAAATCGTCTTCCTTGGTGGCTGCCGCCTGCTTGCCGCGGCCGCCGCGCTTCTGCGCTCGATAGTCGGCAATGGGCTGGGCCTTGATGTAGCCGGAGTGCGACAGGGTGACCACCACGTCCTCCGGCGCAATCAAGTCCTCCAAGGACAGATCTTGGGCATCGACCACGATTTCGCTTCGGCGCTTGTCGCCATACTGTGCCTTGATCTGCGCAAGTTCCTCCTTGATGATGCCGGTGATGCGTGCCGGCTTCGCCAAGATGTCCAGGTAGTCCGCAATTTTGTCGATCACCTCCCGATATTCCGCCAGGATCTTGTCCTGCTCGAGTCCGGTGAGGCGCTGCAGCCGCAGCTCGAGAATCGCCTGCGCCTGGGCATCCGACAGGCGGTAGCCCTGGGCAGCCAGGCCGTATTCCGGGAGCAGACCCTCGGGCCGCGTGGCATCGGCTCCCGCCCGCGCCAGCATTTCCTCCACCAGGGGCGATCGCCAGACCTTTGCCATCAGCCTTTCCTTGGCGACCGCTGGCGTCTCGGATGCCTTGATCAGGGCGATGATCTCGTCCACGTTGGACAGCGCCACCGCCAGACCCTCCAAGATGTGCCCACGCTCCCGCGCCTTGCGCAGTTCGAAGATGGTGCGACGGGTCACCACTTCGCGCCGATGCCGCAGGAAAGCATCCAGCATCTGCTTCAGATTGAGCAGACGCGGCTGGCCATCCACCAGGGCCACCATGTTCATGCCGAAGGTATCCTGCATCTGGGTGAGCTTGAACAGATTGTTCAACACCACCTCCGGCATCTCGCCGCGCTTGAGTTCGATCACCACCCGCATGCCGGACTTGTCCGACTCGTCGCGCAGGTCGGAGATGCCCTCGATCTTTTTCTCGCGCACCAGCTCGCCGATGCGCATGAGCAGATTGGCCTTGTTCACCTGATACGGCAGCTCGTCGATGATGATGGCCTGGCGGCTGCCGGACTTATCCAGATCCTCGAAGTGGGTGCGGGCACGGATCACCACCCGCCCGCGGCCGGTGCGGTAGCCCTCGCGAATACCGGCCACACCGAAGATGATGCCCGCGGTGGGGAAATCCGGCGCGGGGACGATGTCGATCAGCTCGTCCACCTCGATGTCCGGGTTTTCGAGCAGCGCCAGACACGCCTCCACCACCTCGCCGAGATTGTGGGGCGGGATGTTGGTGGCCATGCCCACGGCAATACCGGCTGAGCCATTGATCAGCAGATTGGGGATGCGCGTGGGCAGGACGGTGGGCTCCCGCTCCTTGCCGTCGTAGTTGGGGACGAAATCGACGGTTTCCTTATCGATGTCGGCGAGCATCTCCGAGGCGATGCGCTCCAGCCGGCACTCGGTATAACGGTAGGCGGCGGGCGAATCCCCGTCCACGGAGCCGAAGTTGCCTTGGCCGTCGATGAGCGTATAGCGCATGGAGAAGTCCTGCGCCATGCGCACCAGCGCCTCGTAGGTGGCCGTATCACCGTGGGGGTGATACTTACCGAGCACATCACCCACGACCCGCGCGCACTTCACGTAGGGGCGGTTCCACACGTTGTTGGACTCGTGCATGGCGAACAGCACGCGCCGGTGCACGGGCTTCAAGCCATCCCGCACGTCGGGCAAGGCCCGACCCACGATCACGCTCATGGCGTAATCGAGATAGGAGTTGCGCATCTCCTCTTCGAGACTGACGGGAATCGTTTCTTTTGCAAATTGGTCCATGTTTTCAGTGGCTTGGCAGTACCCGCCGGGGGCCTAGCGACGGAAAAAATAGGACTAAGTCTAGCATGCCCACCCCGCCCGGGCCACTCGCCCAGCGAGAAAGCCGCCAACAACAGCGGCGCAAGACCCATGCGCCTTGTTTTCACGTGACTTTGCGTTTATGCTTGGCGATGAGTTGACGGCTCCGTGCCGCAGCGGTTTCTCTTCACAAAATCTTGACCGAACAAGAAAGGCTCGAACGATGGTTACTTCCTCGCGTGCGAAAATTTGCTCGGGCATGCTTGCGGCGCTGACTCTGGCTGCGACCGCCCTGATGCCGGTGCAGGCCGCCGAGCGCTCGCCCGGCTACTGGTATGACAACAGCGGCAATGTCTGGAAAAACAACTACAACCAATGTTGGCGCAGCGGCTATTGGACGCCCTCCATGGCGACCGCGGAGTGCGATCCGGATTTGGTGAAAAAAGAAGCGCCCAAGGCCGCCGCCAAACAGGACACCGTCCCCGCCGCACCGCTCGTGCCGCCCACCGGTCCTGCCAAGCCCGCCTTCGCCAAGGTAACCATCCAAGCCGAGGCCTTGTTCGACTTCGACAAGGCCGTGGTGCGTCCGGACGGCAAAGCGGTGCTGGATCGGGAAGTGGTGGCCAAGATGAAGGAGTATCCCCAGGTGGAAGTACTGCTGATCACCGGCCACGCCGACCGCATCGGCAGCGCGAAGTACAACATGAAGCTCTCCGAGCGTCGCGCCAATGCGGTGAAGGAGTACCTGATCTCCCAAGGCATCGAAGCCAGCCGCCTGGAAACTGCGGCCAAGGGTGAATCCGAGCCAGTGGTGGACTGCAAGAACATCAAGGGTCCGGAAAATCGCCACAACAAGAAACTGGTGGAGTGTCTGCAACCCAACCGCCGCGTGGTGGTGGAAATCAAGGTGCAAAAGTCCTCCGCCGACTAAATCTCGCCATTCCCAACCGGCCCCGCCCTGCGCGGGGCTTTTTTTTGAGCGTGTCCATGACCGCAGCACACCTGTTGAGTGCCCGCTGGATCGTCCCGGTGGAACCCGCCGGCATCACCTTGGAGCACCATAGCTTGCTCGTGGAAGACGGCGTGATCACCGCCCTGCTGCCCACGGCGGAGGCGCACAGACGCCATCCCGACGTGACCGAGACCCGGCTCGATTCCCACGCACTCATCCCCGGGCTCGTCAACCTGCACACCCACGCCGCCATGAGCCTGATGCGGGGGCTCAAAGACGATCTGCCCCTCATGACATGGCTCAAGGAGCACATCTGGCCCGCAGAGAATCGTCACGTGTCGGCTGAGTTCGTGCAAGACGGCAGCCTCTTGGCCTGCGCCGAGATGCTGCGTGCCGGAGTAACCTGCTTCAACGACATGTATTTCTTTCCCGAGGCCACGGCAGATGCGGTGCTGGCAAGCGGCATGCGCGCGGCGCTGGGCATCATCACGCTGGACTTCCCCAGCTCCTACGCAGGCGATCCCGAGGACTATCTGCGCAAAGGGCTGGCGGTGCGCGATGCCTACAAAGGCGAGTCGCGGCTGTCCTTCACCATGGCGCCCCATGCGCCGTACACGGTGAGCGATCGCACCCTGACCAAGATCCTCACTCTGGCAGACCAATTGGAACTGCCGATCCACATGCACCTGCACGAAACGGCGGACGAGATCGCCGGCAGCCTCGCCGAACACCAGGTGCGGCCGCTTACCCGCCTCCAGGCCCTGGGGCTGCTAGGCCCCACCCTGATCGCGGTGCACATGGTGCATCTCAACGAAGCGGAAATCGAACTCATCGCCCGCGCCGGTGTGCACGTGGCCCACTGCCCCAGCTCCAACCTCAAGCTGGCCAGCGGCATCGCCCCCGTCCCTGCTCTCCTGGCAGCGGGTGTCAACGTGGCTCTGGGTACGGATGGCGCGGCCAGCAACAACCGCCTCGATCTCCTGAACGAGGCGCGCACCGCCGCCCTGCTCGCCAAAGGTAGTACCGGCGAGCCGACGGCCCTCACCGCCCATCAGGCGCTGGCCATGGCCACGCTCCACGGCGCGCGCGCCCTGGGCCTGGATGCGCGCATCGGTTCTTTAGTGCCGGGCAAGGCCGCCGACATCGTAGCGGTCGATCTGTCGGAGCTGGAGACCCTGCCCTGCTATGATGTCGTCTCCCATCTGGTGTACGCCGCCGGTCGCGAGCACATAAGCCACGTCTGGGTGGAGGGGGAATTGCTGCTCGATGCACGCGTCCTCACCAAACTGGACGAACGCGAGCTAATGGCCAAGGCAAGCCACTGGAATCGCATTCTGGGAGCCAAGACATGAACGCCGACGAAGTGGAACTGCAGAAATTCGCCGCCCTGGCCCATCGCTGGTGGGACCCCAACAGTGAATTCAAGCCCCTGCACGACATCAACCCCCTGCGCCTAGATTGGATCGACCGCCAAGCAGGACTTGCCGGCAAGAAGGTGCTGGATGTGGGCTGCGGTGGCGGCATCCTCGCCGAGGCCATGGCAGAGCGCGGCGCCGAGGTGATGGGCATCGACCTTGCCGAGAAGGCCCTCAAGGTGGCACGGCTACATCTCTTGGAATCCGGTCGCCGGGTGGCGTATCGCCTCATTTCGGCAGAAGCCCTGGCGGAGGAAATGCCGGCCGCCTTCGACGTGGTGACCTGCATGGAAATGCTGGAGCACGTGCCGGATCCGGCAAGCACCGTGCACGCCTGCGCTCGCTTGGTGAAACCCGGTGGAGCCGTATTTTTCTCCACCATCAACCGCAATCCCAAATCCTATCTGTTCGCCATCATCGGCGCGGAATACGTGCTGGGCCTGCTGCCGCGCGGCACCCACGACTACGCCAAGTTTCTCAAGCCCTCGGAACTGTCTCGCTTC comes from Thiobacter sp. AK1 and encodes:
- a CDS encoding bifunctional 3-phosphoshikimate 1-carboxyvinyltransferase/cytidylate kinase, with protein sequence MEYLDLEPIARMAGSVVLPGSKSISNRTLLLAALAEGVTEIKGLLDSDDTRVMLKALRHLGVAWEWGGSRDCRVTGVAGRFPVQEAELFLGNAGTAFRPLTAVLALSQGRYRLVGVPRMHERPIGDLVEALRQLGARIDYLGQEGYPPLAIHEARLKAHGRVRIRGNVSSQFLTALLMALPLIGKTTTVEVVGELISKPYVEITLNLMRRFGVEVVRDGWQLFRVVGGSRYQSPGVIHVEGDASSASYFLAAGAIGGGPVRVLGVGRDSIQGDIRFADTLAQMGALIRMGPDWVEACGPRRLKPLDADLNHIPDAAMTVAVAALFAPGTTTIRNIGSWRVKETDRIAAMAAELRKLGATVEEGPDFLRITSPAHGLTAGAVIETYDDHRMAMCFSLVALGGVPVRILDPGCVAKTFPNYFEVFLGLRQPDVPVIAIDGPSASGKGTVAQRVAERLGFHYLDSGALYRLVALAALRAGVAWDDEAGLERLAQELKVRFDAGRVWLGDEEVTDAIRSEEVSRGASSVAQWPAVREALLDRQRAFRQPPGLVADGRDMGSVVFPDARVKIFLTASPEVRAQRRYKQLMEKGMSANIQTLLQDIRARDARDSQRSAAPLQKCADASLLDTSDLTIDQAVEAVLKQYRASSGPGVAGG
- a CDS encoding prephenate dehydrogenase, with translation MIGQLVVFGVGLIGGSFALALRQAGMVRHIVGFGRSAENLAAARAASVIDEIGGDPAAVRDADLVALAVPVGQMGALLAAIAPHLGTRTVVTDMGSTKQNVVALARAHLGAHLPRFVPGHPIAGAEKSGVEAARADLFQQRTVILTPLPETDPAACRQVAQLWAACGAQVAEMTAAEHDALFAAVSHLPHVLAFALVDYIAQRADGARLFSFAASGFRDFTRIAASSPEMWRDICLANGQALLREIAGYEAELARIKGLIEAGDGAALLEVFRRARDAREAWLKGQ
- the aroF gene encoding 3-deoxy-7-phosphoheptulonate synthase; the encoded protein is MIIVMENGATEEQIEAVVRKIKEYGCEANVSRGTERTVIGAIGDERRIDQEAIDALPGVEQSMHIVKPYKIVAREWHRENTVIDIRGVPLGGNQIQVISGPCSVETQEQMDESARFVKEAGCRLMRGGAFKPRTSPYTFQGRGVEGLAMFRKAADKYGLPIVTELMDVRMLDTFLEYDVDVIQIGTRNMQNFDLLKEVGRINKPVILKRGMAATISEWLMAAEYIAAGGNHNIIFCERGIRTYETAYRNVLDVTAVPVLKKETHLPVIIDPSHAGGKAWMVPALARAAIAAGADGLLVESHPRPCEAWCDADQALSPEELKSLMGELKGIANVLGRSL
- the hisC gene encoding histidinol-phosphate transaminase codes for the protein MELCDLAPAYVRAIAPYPPGKPIGELAREMGLNPAEIVKLASNENPLGPSPLALEAVQRCLPELARYPDGAGFELKTALAAHHGVTVNQIVLGNGSNDVLEFAARAFLGPGTSAVFSQHAFAVYPLAAQAVGARAIEVPARDFGNDPVALLEAIEDDTRVVFLANPNNPTGTLLAPQALLHFIEQVPREVLVVLDEAYYEYLPAEVAPPSTTWLARFPNLMLTRTFSKAYGLAGLRVGYALCHPDVADMLNRVRQPFNVSTVAQAAAQAALGDSEHLTRSITINRVGMAQITTGLTRLGLAWIPSYGNFLSFCIGNATAMYQRLLRRGVIVRPIANYGLPEYLRVSIGLERENERFLTALASALEEQRKETA
- the pheA gene encoding prephenate dehydratase, which gives rise to MSDALQTLRQRIDAVDDELLRLLAQRARLAQEVGRLKQGNLFYRPEREAQVLRRIKAANPGPLSDEAVARLFREIMSACLALEQPLRVAYLGPPGTFSQAAAVKHFGHAAQTVDCPSIDDVFRQAEAGMVDYAVVPVENSTEGAIGRTLDLLLDTSLKICGETVVRVHQCLLRREPVREGIERIYSHPQSLAQCHEWLNQHLPGVARVPVSSNAEAARLAAAEPQAAAIAGEMAAEIYGLTLLERNIEDDPNNTTRFLVLGRHDAAPSGQDKTSLVMSAPNRPGAVYELLGPFARHGVSMTKLESRPSGTALWDYVFYVDVEGHREEEPVARSLSELKNLASLLKVLGSYPVAVL